One genomic window of Halococcus sediminicola includes the following:
- the glmS gene encoding glutamine--fructose-6-phosphate transaminase (isomerizing) produces the protein MCGIVGCVGRPDETLDVLMHGLSKLEYRGYDSAGVALANGTVEIEKREGELKNLEAALEDTTLSGHVGIGHTRWSTHGPPSDRNSHPHADCEGEVAVIHNGIIENFQEIRDELTAAGHEFLSDTDTEVVPHLIESALADGASHEEAFRAATERIEGSYAIAAVFAGSDAVFCARQDSPLVLGIDDGATYLASDVPAFRHFTDRVVYLEDGEVARIDGEGWAVSTVDGEPVTKTVNTVEWDAEETGKSGYDHFMLKEIHEQPRALRQCLRGRVDELGGQVELEELAGVSPQSVQFVACGTSYHAALYGAELFREAGIPAQAFLGSEYVTSPPPLGDSLVVGVTQSGETADTLSALREAQRRGARTLALTNVVGSTVARECDHTLYIRAGPEIGVAASKTFASQLAALNLFALAATDDHDRETLGALRDLPSTVQEVIDDSTAEAVAEAYLDANAYFFIGRGLNYPVALEGALKLKEITYRHAEGFAAGELKHGPLALVTDNTPVVAITTGDGELARKTVGNVKEVEARDAPVIAVTDGQSDVERYADHVLEIPETHPRTAAVLANVQLQLLAYHTADQLGRSIDKPRNLAKSVTVE, from the coding sequence ACGGTCTCTCGAAGCTCGAATACCGCGGGTACGACTCGGCGGGCGTCGCGCTCGCCAACGGCACCGTCGAAATCGAAAAGCGTGAGGGCGAACTCAAAAACCTCGAAGCGGCGCTCGAAGACACGACGCTCTCCGGTCACGTCGGCATCGGCCACACCCGCTGGAGCACGCACGGCCCGCCGAGCGACCGCAACTCCCACCCACACGCCGACTGCGAGGGCGAGGTCGCGGTCATCCACAACGGTATCATCGAGAACTTCCAGGAGATCAGGGACGAACTCACGGCGGCGGGCCACGAGTTCCTGAGCGACACCGACACCGAAGTGGTGCCCCACCTCATCGAGTCGGCGCTCGCCGACGGCGCGAGTCACGAAGAAGCCTTCCGCGCGGCGACCGAGCGCATCGAGGGCAGCTACGCCATCGCGGCCGTCTTTGCGGGGAGCGACGCGGTGTTCTGTGCCAGACAGGACTCACCATTAGTGCTCGGCATCGACGACGGCGCGACCTATCTCGCGAGCGACGTGCCCGCCTTCCGCCACTTCACCGACCGCGTGGTCTATCTGGAGGACGGCGAGGTCGCACGCATCGACGGCGAGGGCTGGGCGGTCTCGACGGTCGACGGCGAGCCGGTCACAAAGACCGTCAACACGGTCGAGTGGGACGCCGAGGAGACGGGCAAGAGTGGGTACGACCACTTCATGCTGAAGGAGATCCACGAGCAACCGCGCGCGCTCCGGCAGTGTCTGCGCGGGCGCGTCGACGAACTCGGCGGGCAGGTCGAACTGGAGGAACTCGCTGGCGTCAGCCCGCAGAGCGTGCAGTTCGTCGCCTGTGGCACCTCCTATCACGCGGCGCTGTACGGTGCGGAGCTGTTCCGCGAGGCGGGCATCCCTGCTCAGGCGTTTCTGGGAAGCGAGTACGTCACCTCGCCGCCGCCGTTGGGCGATTCGCTCGTCGTTGGCGTCACTCAAAGTGGCGAGACCGCCGACACGTTGAGCGCACTCCGGGAGGCACAGCGACGCGGCGCGCGCACGCTCGCGCTCACGAATGTGGTGGGGTCGACGGTTGCCCGCGAGTGCGACCACACCCTCTACATACGCGCGGGGCCCGAGATCGGCGTCGCGGCCTCGAAGACCTTCGCCTCCCAACTGGCGGCGCTCAACCTCTTCGCGCTCGCGGCCACCGACGACCACGACCGCGAGACGCTCGGCGCGCTGCGTGACCTTCCGAGCACAGTCCAAGAGGTCATCGACGACTCGACCGCCGAGGCGGTCGCGGAGGCGTATCTCGACGCGAATGCGTACTTCTTCATCGGGCGCGGGCTGAACTATCCGGTGGCGCTCGAAGGCGCGCTCAAACTCAAGGAGATCACCTACCGCCACGCCGAGGGCTTTGCGGCGGGCGAACTCAAACACGGCCCGCTCGCGCTCGTGACCGACAACACGCCCGTGGTCGCCATCACCACCGGCGACGGCGAACTCGCGCGCAAGACGGTGGGCAACGTCAAGGAAGTCGAGGCACGCGACGCGCCCGTCATCGCCGTCACCGATGGGCAGTCGGACGTCGAGCGCTACGCCGACCACGTACTCGAGATCCCCGAAACCCATCCCCGGACCGCCGCCGTCCTCGCCAACGTCCAGCTCCAACTGCTGGCCTACCACACCGCCGACCAGCTCGGCCGCTCCATCGACAAACCCCGCAATCTCGCTAAAAGTGTGACCGTCGAATAG